Proteins encoded within one genomic window of Falco biarmicus isolate bFalBia1 chromosome 14, bFalBia1.pri, whole genome shotgun sequence:
- the ARR3 gene encoding arrestin-C isoform X2 — protein MAEGAKVFKKTSPNSKLSIYLGKRDFVDHVSSVESVDGICLIDPEYLKDRKVYVTLTCAFRYGRDDLDVIGLTFRKDIYVLTTQIFPPVPDQAPKTLTPLQDKLMKKLGENAYPFTFEIATNLPCSVTLQPGPDDVGKACGVDFEVKGFCAENLEEKIHKRNSVRLIIRKIQYAPVEMGPAPKAETTRQFMMSDKPLHLEASLDKEVYYHGDPINVTVNINNTTNKIVKKIKISVEQITDVVLYSLDKYMKTVCTEEINENVPANSTFSKTYSVTPTLSANREKRGLALDGKLKHEDTNLASTTVLRPGMDKEVLGILVSYKVKVNLVVSRGGILGDLTSSDVGVELPVILMHPKPADDKPRSEEDIVIEEFARQKLKGEKDEEDEKEEADKEES, from the exons ATGGCAGAAGGAGCAAA GGTGTTCAAGAAGACCAGCCCCAACAGCAAG CTATCCATCTACCTGGGGAAGAGAGACTTTGTGGATCATGTGAGTTCGGTGGAGTCTGTAG ATGGCATCTGCCTGATTGACCCGGAGTACCTAAAGGACAGAAAAG TGTATGTGACGCTGACTTGCGCTTTTCGCTATGGCCGAGACGACCTCGACGTCATTGGGTTGACCTTCAGGAAGGACATCTATGTCCTGACCACCCAGATCTTCCCACCAGTGCCGGACCAGGCACCCAAAACCCTCACTCCTTTGCAGGACAAGCTGATGAAGAAGCTTGGAGAGAATGCCTACCCCTTCACATTCGAG ATTGCCACCAACCTGCCCTGCTCAGTCACCCTGCAGCCGGGACCAGACGATGTGGGAAAG GCCTGTGGCGTGGACTTCGAGGTCAAAGGATTTTGTGCTGAAAATCTGGAGGAGAAAATTCACAAGAG GAACTCAGTGCGCCTCATCATCCGCAAGATCCAGTATGCACCTGTAGAGATGGGGCCAGCTCCGAAGGCGGAAACCACCCGGCAATTCATGATGTCTGACAAGCCCCTGCACCTCGAAGCTTCCCTGGATAAGGAG GTCTACTACCACGGAGACCCCATCAATGTGACAGTCAACATCAATAACACCACCAACAAgattgtgaaaaaaattaagatctcAGTTGAGCAGATCACAGACGTGGTTCTCTACTCACTGGATAAATACATGAAGACTGTGTGCACCGAGGAGATAAA CGAGAACGTGCCAGCCAACTCTACCTTCTCCAAAACGTACTCTGTCACCCCCACACTCTCGGCCAACCGTGAGAAGCGAGGCCTCGCTCTTGATGGCAAGCTCAAGCACGAGGACACCAACCTGGCCTCCACCACCGT CCTGAGACCCGGCATGGACAAGGAGGTGCTGGGCATCCTGGTGTCCTACAAAGTGAAGGTCAACCTGGTGGTGTCCCGAGGAGG catCCTGGGGGATCTCACTTCCAG CGATGTTGGTGTTGAGCTGCCTGTCATCCTGATGCACCCGAAGCCTGCAGACG ATAAGCCAAG AAG TGAGGAGGACATCGTCATTGAGGAATTTGCTCGCCAAAAACTCAAGGGGGAGAAAGATGAGGAAGATGAGAAGGAGGAGGCTGACAAAGAGGAAAGCtaa
- the ARR3 gene encoding arrestin-C isoform X1: MAEGAKVFKKTSPNSKLSIYLGKRDFVDHVSSVESVDGICLIDPEYLKDRKVYVTLTCAFRYGRDDLDVIGLTFRKDIYVLTTQIFPPVPDQAPKTLTPLQDKLMKKLGENAYPFTFEIATNLPCSVTLQPGPDDVGKACGVDFEVKGFCAENLEEKIHKRNSVRLIIRKIQYAPVEMGPAPKAETTRQFMMSDKPLHLEASLDKEVYYHGDPINVTVNINNTTNKIVKKIKISVEQITDVVLYSLDKYMKTVCTEEINENVPANSTFSKTYSVTPTLSANREKRGLALDGKLKHEDTNLASTTVLRPGMDKEVLGILVSYKVKVNLVVSRGGILGDLTSSDVGVELPVILMHPKPADVRRTSSLRNLLAKNSRGRKMRKMRRRRLTKRKANLLLPACTGSQRSHAPWFGT; this comes from the exons ATGGCAGAAGGAGCAAA GGTGTTCAAGAAGACCAGCCCCAACAGCAAG CTATCCATCTACCTGGGGAAGAGAGACTTTGTGGATCATGTGAGTTCGGTGGAGTCTGTAG ATGGCATCTGCCTGATTGACCCGGAGTACCTAAAGGACAGAAAAG TGTATGTGACGCTGACTTGCGCTTTTCGCTATGGCCGAGACGACCTCGACGTCATTGGGTTGACCTTCAGGAAGGACATCTATGTCCTGACCACCCAGATCTTCCCACCAGTGCCGGACCAGGCACCCAAAACCCTCACTCCTTTGCAGGACAAGCTGATGAAGAAGCTTGGAGAGAATGCCTACCCCTTCACATTCGAG ATTGCCACCAACCTGCCCTGCTCAGTCACCCTGCAGCCGGGACCAGACGATGTGGGAAAG GCCTGTGGCGTGGACTTCGAGGTCAAAGGATTTTGTGCTGAAAATCTGGAGGAGAAAATTCACAAGAG GAACTCAGTGCGCCTCATCATCCGCAAGATCCAGTATGCACCTGTAGAGATGGGGCCAGCTCCGAAGGCGGAAACCACCCGGCAATTCATGATGTCTGACAAGCCCCTGCACCTCGAAGCTTCCCTGGATAAGGAG GTCTACTACCACGGAGACCCCATCAATGTGACAGTCAACATCAATAACACCACCAACAAgattgtgaaaaaaattaagatctcAGTTGAGCAGATCACAGACGTGGTTCTCTACTCACTGGATAAATACATGAAGACTGTGTGCACCGAGGAGATAAA CGAGAACGTGCCAGCCAACTCTACCTTCTCCAAAACGTACTCTGTCACCCCCACACTCTCGGCCAACCGTGAGAAGCGAGGCCTCGCTCTTGATGGCAAGCTCAAGCACGAGGACACCAACCTGGCCTCCACCACCGT CCTGAGACCCGGCATGGACAAGGAGGTGCTGGGCATCCTGGTGTCCTACAAAGTGAAGGTCAACCTGGTGGTGTCCCGAGGAGG catCCTGGGGGATCTCACTTCCAG CGATGTTGGTGTTGAGCTGCCTGTCATCCTGATGCACCCGAAGCCTGCAGACG TGAGGAGGACATCGTCATTGAGGAATTTGCTCGCCAAAAACTCAAGGGGGAGAAAGATGAGGAAGATGAGAAGGAGGAGGCTGACAAAGAGGAAAGCtaacctgctgctgcctgcttgcaCAGGTAGCCAGCGGTCCCACGCGCCCTGGTTTGGGACATAG
- the RAB41 gene encoding ras-related protein Rab-41 isoform X6 produces MATARPGVWRSDVRVTAAEVTTTRRAGRRRCRCARGGVSFSSVTAPARPPRAAMSAPGSGGEFGNPLRKFKLVFLGEQSVGKTSLITRFMYDSFDNTYQATIGIDFLSKTMYLEDRTIRLQLWDTAGQERFRSLIPSYIRDSAVAVIVFDITNLNSFQQTSKWIDDVRTERGSDVIIMLVGNKTDLADKRQVSIEEGERKAQELNMVYIETSAKAGYNVKQLFRRVAAALPGMDSTPEKSKEDMIDIKLEKPPEQPVTESGCSC; encoded by the exons ATGGCAACCGCCCGCCCCGGGGTGTGGCGGAGTGACGTGCGGGTGACGGCGGCGGAAGTGACGACGacgcggcgggcggggcggcggcggtgcCGGTGTGCGCGCGGCGGTGTCTCCTTCTCCTCAGTCACGGCTCCAGCTCGGCCTCCCCGCGCCGCCATGTCCgcccccggcagcggcggcgaGTTCGGGAACCCGCTGAGGAAGTTCAAGCTCGTCTTTCTGGGCGAGCAGAGCG TTGGGAAGACCTCTCTGATCACCAGGTTTATGTATGACAGTTTTGACAATACTTACCAG gcAACCATTGGAATTGATTTCCTGTCAAAAACAATGTATCTTGAAGATCGCACG atcaggctgcagctgtgggatACAGCCGGCCAGGAGAGGTTCCGCAGCCTCATTCCCAGCTACATCCGTGACTCTGCTGTGGCTGTCATTGTCTTTGACATTACAA ACTTGAATTCTTTCCAGCAAACCTCCAAGTGGATTGATGATGTGCGGACAGAGAGAGGAAGTGATGTCATCATCATGTTGGTGGGGAACAAAACTGACCTGGCAGACAAGAG ACAGGTTTCTATAGAGGAGGGTGAGAGAAAAGCCCAAGAACTGAATATGGTGTATATTGAAACCAGTGCTAAAGCAGGATATAATGTGAAACAG cttttccgTCGTGTGGCTGCTGCCTTACCTGGGATGGACAGCACaccagagaagagcaaagaagACA TGATTGACATCAAACTAGAGAAACCTCCTGAGCAGCCAGTAACGGAGAGCGGGTGCTCCTGCTAA
- the RAB41 gene encoding ras-related protein Rab-41 isoform X2, with amino-acid sequence MATARPGVWRSDVRVTAAEVTTTRRAGRRRCRCARGGVSFSSVTAPARPPRAAMSAPGSGGEFGNPLRKFKLVFLGEQSVGKTSLITRFMYDSFDNTYQATIGIDFLSKTMYLEDRTIRLQLWDTAGQERFRSLIPSYIRDSAVAVIVFDITNLNSFQQTSKWIDDVRTERGSDVIIMLVGNKTDLADKRQITTEEGEQRAKELNVMFIETSAKTGYNVKQLFRRVAAALPGMDSTPEKSKEDMIDIKLEKPPEQPVTESGCSC; translated from the exons ATGGCAACCGCCCGCCCCGGGGTGTGGCGGAGTGACGTGCGGGTGACGGCGGCGGAAGTGACGACGacgcggcgggcggggcggcggcggtgcCGGTGTGCGCGCGGCGGTGTCTCCTTCTCCTCAGTCACGGCTCCAGCTCGGCCTCCCCGCGCCGCCATGTCCgcccccggcagcggcggcgaGTTCGGGAACCCGCTGAGGAAGTTCAAGCTCGTCTTTCTGGGCGAGCAGAGCG TTGGGAAGACCTCTCTGATCACCAGGTTTATGTATGACAGTTTTGACAATACTTACCAG gcAACCATTGGAATTGATTTCCTGTCAAAAACAATGTATCTTGAAGATCGCACG atcaggctgcagctgtgggatACAGCCGGCCAGGAGAGGTTCCGCAGCCTCATTCCCAGCTACATCCGTGACTCTGCTGTGGCTGTCATTGTCTTTGACATTACAA ACTTGAATTCTTTCCAGCAAACCTCCAAGTGGATTGATGATGTGCGGACAGAGAGAGGAAGTGATGTCATCATCATGTTGGTGGGGAACAAAACTGACCTGGCAGACAAGAG GCAAATCACTACAGAAGAAGGTGAACAGAGAGCCAAAGAGCTGAATGTGATGTTTATTGAGACCAGTGCAAAGACTGGATACAATGTGAAACAG cttttccgTCGTGTGGCTGCTGCCTTACCTGGGATGGACAGCACaccagagaagagcaaagaagACA TGATTGACATCAAACTAGAGAAACCTCCTGAGCAGCCAGTAACGGAGAGCGGGTGCTCCTGCTAA
- the RAB41 gene encoding ras-related protein Rab-41 isoform X4 has product MATARPGVWRSDVRVTAAEVTTTRRAGRRRCRCARGGVSFSSVTAPARPPRAAMSAPGSGGEFGNPLRKFKLVFLGEQSVGKTSLITRFMYDSFDNTYQATIGIDFLSKTMYLEDRTIRLQLWDTAGQERFRSLIPSYIRDSAVAVIVFDITNLNSFQQTSKWIDDVRTERGSDVIIMLVGNKTDLADKSFSVVWLLPYLGWTAHQRRAKKT; this is encoded by the exons ATGGCAACCGCCCGCCCCGGGGTGTGGCGGAGTGACGTGCGGGTGACGGCGGCGGAAGTGACGACGacgcggcgggcggggcggcggcggtgcCGGTGTGCGCGCGGCGGTGTCTCCTTCTCCTCAGTCACGGCTCCAGCTCGGCCTCCCCGCGCCGCCATGTCCgcccccggcagcggcggcgaGTTCGGGAACCCGCTGAGGAAGTTCAAGCTCGTCTTTCTGGGCGAGCAGAGCG TTGGGAAGACCTCTCTGATCACCAGGTTTATGTATGACAGTTTTGACAATACTTACCAG gcAACCATTGGAATTGATTTCCTGTCAAAAACAATGTATCTTGAAGATCGCACG atcaggctgcagctgtgggatACAGCCGGCCAGGAGAGGTTCCGCAGCCTCATTCCCAGCTACATCCGTGACTCTGCTGTGGCTGTCATTGTCTTTGACATTACAA ACTTGAATTCTTTCCAGCAAACCTCCAAGTGGATTGATGATGTGCGGACAGAGAGAGGAAGTGATGTCATCATCATGTTGGTGGGGAACAAAACTGACCTGGCAGACAAGAG cttttccgTCGTGTGGCTGCTGCCTTACCTGGGATGGACAGCACaccagagaagagcaaagaagACA TGA
- the RAB41 gene encoding ras-related protein Rab-41 isoform X1, protein MATARPGVWRSDVRVTAAEVTTTRRAGRRRCRCARGGVSFSSVTAPARPPRAAMSAPGSGGEFGNPLRKFKLVFLGEQSVGKTSLITRFMYDSFDNTYQATIGIDFLSKTMYLEDRTVRLQLWDTAGQERFRSLIPSYIRDSTIAVVVYDITNLNSFQQTSKWIDDVRTERGSDVIIMLVGNKTDLADKRQITTEEGEQRAKELNVMFIETSAKTGYNVKQLFRRVAAALPGMDSTPEKSKEDMIDIKLEKPPEQPVTESGCSC, encoded by the exons ATGGCAACCGCCCGCCCCGGGGTGTGGCGGAGTGACGTGCGGGTGACGGCGGCGGAAGTGACGACGacgcggcgggcggggcggcggcggtgcCGGTGTGCGCGCGGCGGTGTCTCCTTCTCCTCAGTCACGGCTCCAGCTCGGCCTCCCCGCGCCGCCATGTCCgcccccggcagcggcggcgaGTTCGGGAACCCGCTGAGGAAGTTCAAGCTCGTCTTTCTGGGCGAGCAGAGCG TTGGGAAGACCTCTCTGATCACCAGGTTTATGTATGACAGTTTTGACAATACTTACCAG gcAACCATTGGAATTGATTTCCTGTCAAAAACAATGTATCTTGAAGATCGCACG GTTCGGCTGCAGCTTTGGGACACAGCAGGCCAGGAGCGGTTCCGCAGTCTCATTCCCAGCTACATCCGCGACTCCACTATTGCTGTGGTAGTCTATGACATTACAA ACTTGAATTCTTTCCAGCAAACCTCCAAGTGGATTGATGATGTGCGGACAGAGAGAGGAAGTGATGTCATCATCATGTTGGTGGGGAACAAAACTGACCTGGCAGACAAGAG GCAAATCACTACAGAAGAAGGTGAACAGAGAGCCAAAGAGCTGAATGTGATGTTTATTGAGACCAGTGCAAAGACTGGATACAATGTGAAACAG cttttccgTCGTGTGGCTGCTGCCTTACCTGGGATGGACAGCACaccagagaagagcaaagaagACA TGATTGACATCAAACTAGAGAAACCTCCTGAGCAGCCAGTAACGGAGAGCGGGTGCTCCTGCTAA
- the RAB41 gene encoding ras-related protein Rab-41 isoform X5, with protein sequence MATARPGVWRSDVRVTAAEVTTTRRAGRRRCRCARGGVSFSSVTAPARPPRAAMSAPGSGGEFGNPLRKFKLVFLGEQSVGKTSLITRFMYDSFDNTYQATIGIDFLSKTMYLEDRTVRLQLWDTAGQERFRSLIPSYIRDSTIAVVVYDITNLNSFQQTSKWIDDVRTERGSDVIIMLVGNKTDLADKRQVSIEEGERKAQELNMVYIETSAKAGYNVKQLFRRVAAALPGMDSTPEKSKEDMIDIKLEKPPEQPVTESGCSC encoded by the exons ATGGCAACCGCCCGCCCCGGGGTGTGGCGGAGTGACGTGCGGGTGACGGCGGCGGAAGTGACGACGacgcggcgggcggggcggcggcggtgcCGGTGTGCGCGCGGCGGTGTCTCCTTCTCCTCAGTCACGGCTCCAGCTCGGCCTCCCCGCGCCGCCATGTCCgcccccggcagcggcggcgaGTTCGGGAACCCGCTGAGGAAGTTCAAGCTCGTCTTTCTGGGCGAGCAGAGCG TTGGGAAGACCTCTCTGATCACCAGGTTTATGTATGACAGTTTTGACAATACTTACCAG gcAACCATTGGAATTGATTTCCTGTCAAAAACAATGTATCTTGAAGATCGCACG GTTCGGCTGCAGCTTTGGGACACAGCAGGCCAGGAGCGGTTCCGCAGTCTCATTCCCAGCTACATCCGCGACTCCACTATTGCTGTGGTAGTCTATGACATTACAA ACTTGAATTCTTTCCAGCAAACCTCCAAGTGGATTGATGATGTGCGGACAGAGAGAGGAAGTGATGTCATCATCATGTTGGTGGGGAACAAAACTGACCTGGCAGACAAGAG ACAGGTTTCTATAGAGGAGGGTGAGAGAAAAGCCCAAGAACTGAATATGGTGTATATTGAAACCAGTGCTAAAGCAGGATATAATGTGAAACAG cttttccgTCGTGTGGCTGCTGCCTTACCTGGGATGGACAGCACaccagagaagagcaaagaagACA TGATTGACATCAAACTAGAGAAACCTCCTGAGCAGCCAGTAACGGAGAGCGGGTGCTCCTGCTAA
- the RAB41 gene encoding ras-related protein Rab-41 isoform X3: MATARPGVWRSDVRVTAAEVTTTRRAGRRRCRCARGGVSFSSVTAPARPPRAAMSAPGSGGEFGNPLRKFKLVFLGEQSVGKTSLITRFMYDSFDNTYQATIGIDFLSKTMYLEDRTVRLQLWDTAGQERFRSLIPSYIRDSTIAVVVYDITNLNSFQQTSKWIDDVRTERGSDVIIMLVGNKTDLADKSFSVVWLLPYLGWTAHQRRAKKT; this comes from the exons ATGGCAACCGCCCGCCCCGGGGTGTGGCGGAGTGACGTGCGGGTGACGGCGGCGGAAGTGACGACGacgcggcgggcggggcggcggcggtgcCGGTGTGCGCGCGGCGGTGTCTCCTTCTCCTCAGTCACGGCTCCAGCTCGGCCTCCCCGCGCCGCCATGTCCgcccccggcagcggcggcgaGTTCGGGAACCCGCTGAGGAAGTTCAAGCTCGTCTTTCTGGGCGAGCAGAGCG TTGGGAAGACCTCTCTGATCACCAGGTTTATGTATGACAGTTTTGACAATACTTACCAG gcAACCATTGGAATTGATTTCCTGTCAAAAACAATGTATCTTGAAGATCGCACG GTTCGGCTGCAGCTTTGGGACACAGCAGGCCAGGAGCGGTTCCGCAGTCTCATTCCCAGCTACATCCGCGACTCCACTATTGCTGTGGTAGTCTATGACATTACAA ACTTGAATTCTTTCCAGCAAACCTCCAAGTGGATTGATGATGTGCGGACAGAGAGAGGAAGTGATGTCATCATCATGTTGGTGGGGAACAAAACTGACCTGGCAGACAAGAG cttttccgTCGTGTGGCTGCTGCCTTACCTGGGATGGACAGCACaccagagaagagcaaagaagACA TGA
- the PDZD11 gene encoding PDZ domain-containing protein 11, producing MEGRLPYDDFPVVFLPPYESPPAWVPPHEVIPDSDAHRAGLQEGDQVLSVNDVDFQDIEHSKAVEILKTAREITMRVRYFPYNYQRQKERTVH from the exons ATGGAGGGCCGGCTGCCCTACGACGACTTCCCGGTGGTCTTCCTGCCGCCCTACGAGAGCCCGCCCGCCTGGGTGCCGCCGCATGAG GTGATCCCTGACTCGGATGCgcacagagctgggctgcaAGAAGGGGACCAGGTGCTCTCAGTAAACGATGTGGATTTCCAGGACATTGAGCACAGCAAG gctGTGGAGATCCTGAAGACGGCCCGTGAAATCACCATGCGTGTGCGTTACTTCCCCTACA aTTACcagagacagaaggaaagaactGTTCACTAG